One Gemmatimonadota bacterium genomic window carries:
- a CDS encoding hydrogenase, whose amino-acid sequence MSQQEQAVDIEKVDKYTGDGFVAPEYDNTTVTQKISNIVLRADTPWGWYLAVAVLLPIVGLLGVSITWLVLIGTGVWGLNVPVGWGFAIINFVWWIGIGHAGTLISAILHLMRQDWRNSINRFAEAMTIFAVMCAGMFPLLHVGRPWLAYWLLPLPNTMSLWPQWRSPLVWDVFAVSTYFTVSLIFWYMGMIPDLGTLRDRAKHPVVARIYGIFAMGWRGASSHWARYEKAYLILAGLSTPLVLSVHSIVSLDFAVSLIPGWHTTVFPPYFVAGAIYAGFAMVLTLTIPVRHWFGLQGLITTRHLENMGKVTLATGFIVVYGYAMEAFISWYSASPYEGFMMWNRMTGQYAPVYWALIFCNAVSIQILWWKRARRSPLVLFIVSLIVGVGMWLERFVIVVTSLANDYMPSSWDYYAGTIWDWSLYIGTIGSFLFMMCLFIRFLPMIPMSEMKMIIPKHRNKKDA is encoded by the coding sequence TTGTCGCAACAGGAACAGGCAGTCGACATAGAAAAGGTCGACAAGTACACGGGCGATGGTTTCGTAGCGCCCGAGTACGACAATACCACCGTCACGCAGAAGATATCCAACATCGTCCTGCGGGCGGATACGCCGTGGGGCTGGTACCTGGCCGTGGCGGTCCTGCTGCCCATCGTCGGCCTGCTGGGCGTCTCCATCACCTGGCTGGTGCTGATCGGTACGGGCGTCTGGGGCCTGAACGTGCCGGTCGGCTGGGGATTCGCCATCATCAACTTCGTCTGGTGGATCGGGATCGGACACGCCGGGACGCTCATCTCCGCCATCCTGCACCTCATGCGGCAGGACTGGCGCAACTCGATCAACCGGTTCGCCGAAGCCATGACGATCTTCGCCGTGATGTGCGCCGGCATGTTTCCGCTGCTCCACGTGGGCCGTCCCTGGCTGGCCTACTGGCTGCTTCCGCTGCCCAACACCATGTCGCTGTGGCCGCAGTGGCGCTCGCCGCTGGTCTGGGACGTCTTCGCCGTATCCACCTACTTCACCGTTTCCCTGATCTTCTGGTACATGGGCATGATCCCGGATCTCGGCACCCTGCGGGACCGGGCGAAGCATCCCGTCGTCGCGCGGATCTACGGCATATTCGCCATGGGCTGGCGCGGCGCGTCCTCCCACTGGGCCCGTTACGAGAAGGCCTACCTGATCCTGGCCGGCCTGTCCACGCCCCTGGTCCTGTCCGTGCACTCCATCGTTTCGCTCGACTTCGCCGTCTCGCTGATCCCGGGCTGGCATACCACCGTGTTCCCGCCCTACTTCGTGGCCGGCGCCATCTACGCCGGATTCGCCATGGTGCTGACGCTGACCATCCCCGTGCGGCACTGGTTCGGCCTGCAGGGACTGATCACGACGCGCCACCTGGAGAACATGGGCAAGGTGACCCTGGCGACGGGCTTCATCGTCGTATACGGATACGCCATGGAGGCCTTCATATCGTGGTACAGCGCGAGCCCGTACGAAGGGTTCATGATGTGGAACCGCATGACCGGCCAGTACGCGCCGGTTTACTGGGCGCTGATCTTCTGCAACGCCGTCAGCATCCAGATCCTCTGGTGGAAGCGCGCCCGCCGCAGCCCCCTCGTGCTGTTCATCGTCTCCCTGATCGTCGGCGTCGGCATGTGGCTGGAACGGTTCGTCATCGTCGTGACCAGCCTGGCCAACGACTACATGCCTTCGTCGTGGGACTACTACGCGGGCACGATCTGGGACTGGAGCCTGTACATCGGCACCATCGGTTCCTTCCTGTTCATGATGTGCCTGTTCATCCGGTTCCTGCCCATGATCCCCATGTCCGAAATGAAGATGATCATACCGAAGCACCGGAATAAGAAGGACGCCTGA
- a CDS encoding DUF3341 domain-containing protein, whose product MNHGPARPELRGLVAEFENEEAIVEATQKTVDAGYHHIETYTPYPLDELLDIQHLHKNKVALVILIGGLTGCAVGFFMQWFASVVHYPINVGGRPLNSWPAFIPVMFECTVLFASFAALIGMMVMNKLPRPNHPLFDIERFRYATQDRFFLCIEAEDPYFEKDATRQFLEELNPHEVNEVEA is encoded by the coding sequence ATGAATCACGGACCCGCCCGGCCCGAACTGCGCGGCCTCGTTGCCGAGTTTGAAAACGAGGAAGCCATCGTGGAAGCCACGCAGAAGACCGTGGACGCCGGGTACCATCATATCGAGACCTACACGCCCTACCCCCTCGACGAGTTGCTGGACATCCAGCACCTCCACAAGAATAAAGTGGCGCTGGTGATCCTGATCGGCGGGCTGACCGGATGCGCCGTGGGTTTCTTCATGCAGTGGTTCGCCTCCGTGGTTCACTACCCGATCAACGTGGGCGGCCGGCCCCTGAACAGCTGGCCGGCCTTCATCCCGGTCATGTTCGAGTGCACGGTCCTGTTCGCTTCCTTTGCCGCGCTGATCGGCATGATGGTCATGAACAAGCTGCCCCGGCCGAACCATCCGCTTTTCGATATCGAGCGGTTCCGGTACGCCACGCAGGACCGGTTCTTCCTGTGCATCGAGGCGGAAGACCCGTACTTCGAAAAGGACGCGACCCGGCAGTTTCTGGAAGAGTTGAACCCGCACGAGGTGAACGAAGTTGAAGCGTAG
- a CDS encoding cytochrome c, with amino-acid sequence MALLYAGFLCVLCLAAASACRQDMHDQPRAEPFEESDFFGDRRSVRPAVEGTIARGHLRLDEHFYTGKIDGALATTFPSTVTIEMLKRGQERYDIYCAPCHSKTGDGLGMIVQRGMKQPESFHSQRLLDVEVGHYFDVVTNGFGNMYSYEERIDPADRWAIAAYIRALQMSQGANLAELPESDQQRIQQIVEVEE; translated from the coding sequence ATGGCCCTCCTATACGCCGGTTTCCTGTGCGTCCTGTGCCTGGCCGCCGCGTCGGCCTGCCGGCAGGACATGCACGACCAGCCGCGCGCCGAGCCCTTCGAGGAGAGCGACTTCTTCGGTGACCGCCGGTCGGTGCGTCCCGCGGTGGAAGGGACCATTGCCCGGGGCCACCTGAGGCTGGACGAGCATTTCTATACGGGGAAGATCGACGGTGCGCTGGCGACGACGTTCCCCAGCACGGTTACCATTGAAATGCTGAAGCGGGGGCAGGAACGGTACGACATCTACTGCGCACCGTGCCACAGCAAGACGGGCGACGGACTCGGCATGATCGTGCAGCGCGGCATGAAGCAGCCGGAGTCCTTTCACAGCCAGCGGCTCCTCGATGTGGAAGTGGGGCATTACTTCGACGTGGTGACCAACGGCTTCGGCAACATGTACAGTTACGAGGAACGCATCGATCCGGCCGACCGATGGGCCATCGCTGCCTATATCCGGGCGCTGCAGATGAGCCAGGGCGCCAACCTGGCCGAACTGCCGGAATCCGATCAGCAAAGAATTCAACAAATCGTGGAAGTGGAAGAATGA
- a CDS encoding SCO family protein, translating to MMASKPYRYAAVAAGLIAIAVLIAAPGGMHGQEGERGPAVMKDIGTGPGLDASATPEILKHVGIEQRIGVSLPLDLEFNDESGAPVSLGSYFGDKPVILTLVYYDCPMLCTEVLNGLNRSLAPLKYSIGEEFKVVTVSFDPRESPTLASQKKAVYTQRYGRPGTGEGWHFLTGEAPAIDALTESVGFNYVYDETEGQFVHGSAIMIISPKGTVSHYFFGIEYPSEDIRLAIIESSEEKLGNVFDQIMLYCFNYDPEQGRYGVAIMNAMRLAGLVTLLAMGSFMVVMFKRDRRRRRERIERGEDA from the coding sequence ATGATGGCAAGCAAACCATACAGATACGCCGCAGTTGCCGCGGGGCTCATCGCGATCGCGGTCCTGATCGCGGCTCCCGGCGGCATGCATGGACAGGAAGGCGAGCGCGGTCCGGCGGTCATGAAGGATATCGGCACGGGACCCGGCCTGGACGCGAGCGCCACGCCCGAGATCCTGAAACACGTGGGCATCGAACAGAGAATCGGCGTCTCCCTGCCCCTGGATCTCGAGTTCAACGATGAGTCGGGCGCGCCGGTAAGCCTGGGCAGCTACTTCGGCGACAAGCCGGTCATCCTGACGCTGGTCTACTACGATTGCCCCATGCTGTGCACGGAGGTGCTCAACGGGCTCAACCGCAGCCTGGCCCCCCTGAAATACAGTATCGGGGAGGAATTCAAGGTCGTGACCGTCAGCTTCGACCCCCGGGAATCCCCGACGCTCGCGTCGCAGAAGAAGGCGGTCTACACGCAACGCTACGGGCGGCCCGGTACCGGGGAAGGCTGGCATTTCCTCACGGGCGAAGCGCCGGCAATCGACGCGCTGACCGAATCCGTCGGCTTCAATTACGTCTACGACGAAACGGAAGGGCAGTTCGTCCACGGCAGCGCCATCATGATCATCAGTCCGAAGGGCACGGTATCGCACTACTTCTTCGGGATCGAGTACCCGTCGGAGGACATCCGGCTGGCCATCATCGAATCTTCCGAAGAAAAACTGGGCAACGTGTTCGACCAGATCATGCTGTACTGTTTCAACTACGATCCCGAGCAGGGCCGGTACGGCGTAGCCATCATGAACGCGATGCGCCTCGCGGGGCTGGTCACGCTGCTGGCCATGGGTTCCTTCATGGTCGTCATGTTCAAGCGGGACCGCCGGCGGCGGCGGGAACGGATCGAACGCGGAGAAGATGCGTAA
- the coxB gene encoding cytochrome c oxidase subunit II, translating to MNNQFQLHPEIASTFAFDVDLLYFFVVAVSIFFMALICVLIFLFAMKYRRRTEDQQAETQTHGHLGLEITWSAIPLVLMLIMFAWGVWLFFRVYQIPDGAMEYYVVGKQWMWHVQHPTGQREINEMHVPINTPVKLTMASEDVIHSFFIPAFRVKNDVIPGRYTSLTFEATKPGKYHLFCAEYCGTEHSLMIGSVYAMEPEDYQDWLGGGVSDETPEEAGARLFSQLNCDTCHSDQAAARGPSLNGKFGTEEVLASGERILIDEAYIRESIVNPRIRMVAGYPSIMPTYQGQITETNIFNLISYIKSLPSTEGAQ from the coding sequence ATGAACAACCAATTCCAACTGCATCCCGAGATCGCATCAACCTTTGCCTTCGACGTCGATCTGCTGTATTTTTTCGTAGTGGCCGTCAGCATATTCTTCATGGCCCTGATCTGCGTGCTGATCTTTCTTTTCGCCATGAAGTACCGGCGCCGCACCGAGGACCAGCAGGCGGAAACGCAGACCCACGGCCACCTGGGCCTCGAAATCACGTGGTCCGCCATTCCGCTCGTCCTCATGCTGATCATGTTCGCCTGGGGCGTCTGGCTCTTCTTCCGGGTGTACCAGATCCCGGACGGCGCCATGGAGTACTACGTGGTCGGCAAGCAGTGGATGTGGCACGTACAGCATCCCACGGGCCAGCGGGAAATCAACGAAATGCACGTGCCGATCAACACGCCGGTGAAGCTGACCATGGCGTCCGAGGACGTCATACACAGCTTCTTCATCCCGGCGTTCCGGGTGAAGAACGACGTGATCCCCGGACGGTACACTTCGTTGACCTTCGAGGCGACCAAGCCCGGCAAGTACCACCTTTTCTGCGCCGAATACTGCGGCACCGAACACTCTTTGATGATCGGAAGCGTTTACGCCATGGAACCGGAAGACTACCAGGACTGGCTGGGCGGCGGCGTGTCCGACGAGACGCCCGAGGAGGCCGGGGCGCGGCTCTTCTCGCAGCTCAACTGCGATACGTGCCACAGCGACCAGGCCGCGGCCCGCGGGCCGTCCCTGAACGGCAAATTCGGCACGGAGGAAGTCCTTGCCAGCGGTGAACGCATCCTGATCGACGAAGCCTATATCCGGGAATCCATCGTCAATCCCAGGATCCGGATGGTGGCAGGCTATCCGTCGATCATGCCGACCTACCAGGGTCAGATTACGGAGACCAACATCTTCAATCTGATTTCCTATATCAAATCGCTGCCGAGTACGGAGGGCGCCCAATGA
- a CDS encoding cytochrome c oxidase subunit I: protein MSTIAQQGAAEHRMPRDHFLNAAYTIKSWLLTMDHKRVGLLYLISITFFFLIGGTFASLIRLELATPEADLMEADQYNVAFSMHGIVMIFFFLIPSIPAVFGNFIMPLMIGAKDVAFPKLNLMSWYLFIFGGTFGVLTTLLGGVDTGWTFYTPFSSTYSNSNVILAGMAAFIAGFSSILTGLNFMVTIHKMRAPGITWFKMPLFVWGMYATSLIMVLGTPVIAITLALMMVERGLHIGIFDPALGGDPVLFQHLFWFYSHPAVYIMILPGMGVISEVIAAFSRKRIFGYEFIAMSSVSIAVLGFFVWGHHLFVSGQSIYAGMVFSFITMLVAVPSAIKVFNWMATIYRGSVSYDAPMLYALGFIGLFSVGGLTGVFLAIMGLDIHMHDTYFVVAHFHYVMVGGAVTAFMAALHFWWPKISGRMYPEGWSRLAAFLIFAGFNLTFFPQFIVGYLGMPRRYHVYPEEWQLLNIMSSAGATILAAAFIVPAIYLAWSLKNGKISGPNPWRATGLEWILSSPPPEHNFPTTPIVEEEPYDYGEVIENPVHEEEHEKEREHA, encoded by the coding sequence ATGAGCACGATAGCCCAGCAGGGGGCTGCCGAACACCGGATGCCCCGCGACCACTTCCTGAACGCGGCCTACACGATCAAGTCCTGGCTGCTGACGATGGACCACAAGCGCGTGGGACTGCTTTACCTCATCTCGATCACCTTCTTCTTCCTGATCGGGGGGACCTTCGCCAGCCTGATCCGCCTGGAACTGGCAACGCCCGAAGCGGACCTGATGGAAGCGGACCAGTACAACGTGGCCTTCTCCATGCACGGCATTGTGATGATCTTCTTCTTCCTGATCCCGTCGATCCCCGCCGTATTCGGGAATTTCATCATGCCGCTCATGATCGGGGCGAAGGACGTGGCCTTCCCGAAACTGAACCTGATGAGCTGGTATCTCTTCATCTTCGGCGGCACCTTCGGCGTGCTGACGACCCTGCTGGGCGGCGTGGATACCGGATGGACCTTCTACACGCCCTTCAGCAGCACCTATTCCAACAGCAACGTGATCCTGGCGGGCATGGCGGCCTTCATCGCCGGATTCTCCTCCATCCTGACCGGGCTGAACTTCATGGTGACCATCCACAAGATGCGGGCGCCGGGCATTACCTGGTTCAAGATGCCCCTCTTCGTCTGGGGCATGTACGCCACGAGCCTCATCATGGTACTCGGCACGCCGGTCATTGCCATCACGCTGGCCCTGATGATGGTCGAGCGCGGGCTGCACATCGGCATCTTCGATCCCGCCCTGGGCGGCGACCCGGTCCTGTTCCAGCACCTGTTCTGGTTCTACTCCCATCCGGCCGTGTACATCATGATCCTGCCCGGCATGGGGGTCATTTCCGAGGTCATCGCCGCCTTCAGCCGCAAGCGGATCTTCGGCTACGAATTCATCGCCATGTCCAGCGTTTCGATCGCGGTCCTCGGCTTCTTCGTCTGGGGCCACCACCTCTTCGTGAGCGGGCAGTCGATCTACGCCGGCATGGTCTTCTCCTTCATCACCATGCTCGTGGCGGTGCCCTCGGCGATCAAGGTATTCAACTGGATGGCGACCATCTACAGGGGATCGGTGTCCTACGACGCGCCCATGCTCTACGCCCTGGGCTTCATCGGCCTCTTTTCCGTGGGCGGTCTCACCGGGGTGTTCCTGGCCATAATGGGGCTGGACATCCACATGCACGACACGTATTTCGTGGTGGCCCATTTCCACTACGTCATGGTGGGCGGCGCGGTGACGGCCTTCATGGCGGCGCTGCACTTCTGGTGGCCCAAGATCTCCGGCCGCATGTATCCGGAAGGCTGGTCGCGCCTGGCCGCCTTCCTGATCTTCGCCGGGTTCAACCTGACCTTCTTCCCGCAGTTCATCGTCGGGTACCTCGGCATGCCACGGCGGTATCACGTCTATCCGGAAGAATGGCAACTGCTCAACATCATGTCGTCCGCCGGCGCCACCATCCTGGCTGCGGCCTTCATCGTCCCGGCGATTTACCTGGCCTGGTCGCTGAAGAACGGCAAGATCTCCGGACCCAACCCCTGGCGGGCCACGGGACTGGAGTGGATCCTGTCGTCGCCGCCGCCGGAACACAACTTCCCGACCACGCCGATCGTGGAGGAGGAGCCGTACGACTACGGCGAGGTGATCGAGAACCCGGTGCACGAGGAAGAGCACGAGAAAGAACGCGAACACGCGTAG
- a CDS encoding cytochrome c oxidase subunit 3 family protein, producing MRHQFDDMDQQNDAASLGMWLFLLTEVMFFGGFFLGYSIYRSEYYDSFVIGSQNLDVFLGGLNTVALITSSVTMAFAVRAAQLGKKNHILIFLVLTLVLGLVFMVNKYIEYSHKLHDGLIPGYNFLWTAAGDGQTIQLFYGFYFCMTGTHGLHVLIGLVLIVWLLIRVWQDKFTTEYYAPIENFGLYWHFVDLVWIFLFPLLYLIGGLAV from the coding sequence ATGCGTCATCAGTTCGACGACATGGACCAGCAGAACGATGCCGCGAGCCTGGGGATGTGGCTGTTCCTGCTGACGGAAGTCATGTTCTTCGGCGGGTTCTTTCTGGGATATTCGATCTACCGGAGCGAGTACTACGATTCCTTCGTTATCGGAAGCCAGAATCTCGACGTCTTCTTGGGCGGCCTGAACACCGTCGCCCTGATCACCAGCAGCGTCACCATGGCCTTCGCCGTCCGGGCGGCCCAGCTCGGCAAGAAGAACCACATCCTGATCTTCCTGGTGCTGACCCTGGTACTCGGCCTCGTGTTCATGGTGAACAAGTACATCGAGTACTCCCACAAGCTGCACGACGGCCTGATTCCCGGATACAATTTCCTGTGGACCGCTGCGGGCGACGGGCAGACCATCCAGTTGTTTTACGGCTTCTACTTCTGCATGACCGGGACGCACGGCCTGCACGTCCTCATCGGACTCGTGCTCATCGTCTGGCTGCTGATCCGCGTCTGGCAGGACAAGTTCACCACCGAGTACTACGCGCCGATCGAGAACTTCGGCCTGTACTGGCACTTCGTCGACCTGGTCTGGATCTTCCTCTTCCCGCTGCTGTACCTCATCGGCGGACTGGCCGTATAG
- a CDS encoding oxidase: MTEHAEHGHQAEGGHQAEGGHGDHHGPHIATTANYLTIFTALLVLTAVTVWAATMELGFLNTPVAMFIASVKAILVILYFMHLKFSPGQTKLAAAAAIFWLLILLIITFFDYIGRTWQDNPAGW; encoded by the coding sequence ATGACTGAACACGCAGAACACGGACATCAAGCCGAAGGTGGCCATCAAGCCGAAGGCGGACACGGGGACCACCACGGCCCCCACATCGCGACCACGGCCAACTACCTGACCATCTTCACGGCGCTGCTGGTCCTCACCGCCGTGACCGTGTGGGCGGCCACCATGGAATTGGGCTTTCTCAACACGCCTGTGGCCATGTTCATCGCCAGCGTAAAGGCCATCCTGGTGATCCTGTACTTCATGCACCTGAAGTTCAGCCCCGGCCAGACCAAGCTCGCCGCCGCCGCAGCCATCTTCTGGCTGCTCATTCTCCTCATCATCACCTTCTTCGACTACATAGGCCGCACCTGGCAGGACAATCCCGCGGGCTGGTAA
- a CDS encoding DUF1624 domain-containing protein, which translates to MAGTRPITDANRMAAIDWMRGLVMVLMAIDHASLAFNGGRLADDSWYAHEAGTALPAAQFFTRWITHLCAPTFVFLAGTALALSFERRRLAGARDRDLDRHLFKRALVILAFELLWWSPFSLQVLFAIAMGLICMIPLRRLSTRTLLIAALSILFRHEAVFWGIMHLGGISADMIREVTKMPMPDGEFDQEAMNEAAAQVRNLGWMSVFNPFFHPGLLVKIGPIPLWVQYPFVPWLGMMILGWLLGRYLVQQSIAPTPSSDVSSGSTIGASAGAPRSPMPIERLLVIAGLLALGLFVLFRAWNGYGNMLLLREDFSLVQWLYVSKYPPSLTFALLELGLMALILSGFFRYQRNLKNPIRNRNPLLVFGQTAFFFYLIHMHILIFSGLALGMFMQQGLGAAYLAALGVLILLYPVCLWFRRFKARRPKGWVRYI; encoded by the coding sequence ATGGCTGGAACGCGGCCGATCACAGACGCCAACCGCATGGCGGCGATCGACTGGATGCGCGGCCTCGTCATGGTCCTGATGGCCATCGACCACGCCAGCCTGGCGTTTAACGGTGGCCGGCTCGCCGACGATTCGTGGTACGCCCATGAGGCGGGAACCGCGCTCCCCGCCGCCCAGTTCTTCACACGCTGGATCACCCACCTGTGCGCGCCGACCTTCGTCTTCCTGGCCGGGACCGCGCTGGCGCTGAGTTTCGAGCGGCGCCGTCTTGCCGGCGCGCGTGACCGCGACCTGGATCGGCACCTGTTCAAGCGGGCGCTCGTCATCCTTGCCTTCGAACTGCTGTGGTGGTCTCCGTTCAGTCTCCAGGTCCTGTTCGCCATCGCCATGGGCCTGATCTGCATGATCCCCCTGCGGCGCCTGTCCACCCGCACGCTGCTGATCGCCGCCCTTTCGATCCTGTTCCGTCACGAAGCCGTGTTCTGGGGCATCATGCACCTGGGCGGCATTTCGGCCGACATGATTCGCGAGGTGACGAAGATGCCGATGCCGGACGGGGAATTCGATCAGGAAGCGATGAACGAGGCGGCTGCCCAGGTCCGCAACCTGGGCTGGATGAGCGTTTTCAACCCGTTTTTTCATCCGGGGCTGCTCGTCAAGATCGGCCCCATACCCCTGTGGGTGCAGTATCCCTTCGTGCCCTGGCTGGGGATGATGATCCTGGGCTGGTTGCTGGGGCGTTACCTGGTACAGCAATCGATCGCACCGACGCCGTCGTCCGATGTTTCAAGTGGGTCGACCATCGGAGCGTCCGCCGGCGCGCCACGGTCCCCGATGCCGATTGAGCGCCTGCTGGTCATCGCGGGGCTTCTGGCACTGGGACTGTTCGTGCTGTTCCGCGCCTGGAACGGATATGGCAACATGCTGCTCCTGCGTGAGGACTTTTCCCTGGTGCAGTGGCTCTATGTCAGTAAATACCCGCCAAGCCTGACCTTCGCACTGCTGGAGCTGGGTCTGATGGCCCTGATCCTGTCCGGTTTCTTCCGGTACCAGCGCAATTTGAAAAATCCGATCCGAAACCGGAATCCCCTGCTGGTGTTCGGCCAGACCGCCTTCTTCTTCTACCTGATTCATATGCACATCCTGATCTTCAGCGGGCTGGCTCTGGGCATGTTCATGCAACAGGGTCTGGGCGCCGCCTACCTGGCCGCCCTGGGGGTGCTGATCCTGCTCTATCCGGTGTGCCTGTGGTTCCGCCGATTCAAAGCCCGCCGTCCCAAAGGATGGGTAAGGTATATCTAG
- a CDS encoding histidine decarboxylase, whose amino-acid sequence MTTRPAYPDPVADTAVLDECSTARLDALYERLTSLRKVSIGYPCNHRFDFAPLYRFMEFAVNNLGDPFSGSNFRMNTHDFEREVIMTFARLTGIDSEDCWGYVTNGGTEGNMYGLYLAREIHPDGIVYFSEDTHYSVSKILRLQHTRNIMIRSGHTGEMDYRDLEESIRIHRDVPPIVFANAGTTMTGAIDRLDRIREVLERQCTPNAYIHVDAAFSGMILPFVDDPPPWHFGDGADSISISGHKMIGSPLPCGVAMVRKTHMERISRSVEYVGALDTTISGSRNAITPLMLWYALRLHGDDGFRDLVGESVRKAAYAEKALNEIGVKAWRNPYSVTVVFPRPPKAIMDKWVLAGSGDIAHLIALPGVTWETLEEFIDDMQ is encoded by the coding sequence ATGACCACGAGACCTGCATACCCTGACCCGGTTGCCGATACAGCCGTGCTCGACGAGTGTAGCACGGCAAGGCTGGATGCGCTCTACGAGCGACTGACCTCCCTCAGGAAGGTATCCATCGGCTATCCGTGCAATCACCGGTTCGATTTCGCCCCGCTCTACCGCTTCATGGAGTTTGCCGTCAACAATCTGGGCGATCCGTTTTCGGGCAGCAACTTCCGCATGAACACCCACGACTTCGAACGCGAGGTGATCATGACCTTTGCCCGCCTGACGGGGATCGACAGCGAAGACTGCTGGGGTTACGTAACTAACGGCGGGACGGAGGGGAACATGTACGGCCTCTATCTCGCCCGGGAAATCCATCCGGACGGCATCGTCTATTTCTCCGAGGATACGCATTACAGCGTCAGCAAGATACTCAGGCTGCAACATACGCGCAATATTATGATTCGAAGCGGTCATACCGGTGAAATGGACTACCGGGACCTGGAGGAGAGCATCCGGATCCACCGCGATGTGCCGCCCATCGTGTTCGCCAATGCCGGTACGACGATGACGGGCGCCATCGACCGGCTGGACCGCATACGGGAGGTCCTTGAAAGACAATGCACGCCGAACGCGTACATTCATGTCGACGCGGCCTTTTCGGGCATGATCCTGCCCTTCGTGGACGATCCGCCGCCCTGGCACTTCGGCGATGGCGCCGACAGCATTTCCATTTCGGGACACAAGATGATCGGATCTCCCCTGCCGTGCGGCGTGGCCATGGTACGGAAGACGCACATGGAACGTATTTCCCGTTCGGTCGAATATGTGGGCGCGCTCGATACCACCATAAGCGGATCCAGAAACGCGATTACACCCCTGATGCTCTGGTATGCCCTGCGCCTGCACGGCGACGACGGGTTTCGAGACCTGGTCGGCGAGTCCGTGCGAAAAGCGGCCTATGCGGAGAAGGCGCTGAACGAGATCGGCGTGAAGGCCTGGCGTAATCCCTACTCGGTCACGGTCGTCTTTCCCCGGCCGCCGAAAGCTATCATGGACAAATGGGTGCTAGCCGGTTCCGGCGACATAGCGCACCTCATTGCCTTGCCAGGCGTTACCTGGGAAACGCTTGAGGAATTCATTGACGATATGCAGTGA